One Legionellales bacterium genomic window carries:
- a CDS encoding leucyl aminopeptidase has product MQFKLTSSQLSTAKQDTIMLVLTNTQQLTGHAAQLDTLTDGAIRQFIKSENIANRDGEVFVLYQLPHLTSKRLIMITANKPLKDHKIPALFTQAIHKIMVTQARSVLCLLDDILIEDRSFAWIIEQFILHTHHQLYRFTEFKTQAASQPTWRETHFYAEKSQHQALMSTLKTMQALNEGLTLCKDLANSPPNICTPEFLSQAARDLAKEFNSIKTHILNEKQLQKQGLNTLLAVGRGSEHPPRLICLEYDGGKKNSPPIVLVGKGITFDTGGYTLKPGPNMVTMKYDMCGAASVLGLLKAAALAKLPMNIVGVIASAENKISSTATVPDSIIKTLAGITVEITNTDAEGRLVLCDALTYVARFNPYYVIDIATLTGGIIVALGSLASGLYCDDDRLREKLLTAANDSLDRAWHMPLWEEYDKELESNIADLMNSHTPKSAAGANVAARFLARFTQQYRWAHFDCAGVANTANPKAATGRPMPLLWKFLLEESQAYDEAS; this is encoded by the coding sequence TGGCGCTATACGCCAGTTTATTAAGTCAGAAAATATTGCCAATCGCGATGGTGAGGTATTTGTACTTTATCAGTTACCGCATTTAACCTCAAAACGGCTGATAATGATAACTGCCAATAAACCTCTTAAAGACCACAAAATTCCGGCACTTTTCACTCAAGCGATTCATAAAATTATGGTCACCCAAGCTCGATCGGTATTGTGTTTGCTCGATGACATATTGATAGAAGATCGCTCATTCGCTTGGATTATCGAACAATTTATCTTGCACACTCATCATCAATTATATCGTTTTACTGAATTTAAAACTCAAGCGGCATCGCAACCGACTTGGCGAGAAACCCATTTTTATGCAGAAAAATCTCAACATCAAGCATTAATGTCAACGCTCAAAACCATGCAAGCGCTGAATGAAGGTTTAACTTTATGTAAAGATTTAGCGAATTCACCACCCAATATTTGCACGCCAGAATTTTTAAGCCAAGCCGCTCGTGATTTAGCAAAAGAATTTAATTCGATAAAAACTCACATACTCAATGAAAAGCAATTGCAAAAACAGGGGCTTAATACGCTATTAGCGGTGGGCAGAGGTAGCGAGCATCCACCGCGTTTGATTTGTCTGGAATATGATGGCGGGAAAAAAAATTCACCTCCAATCGTCTTAGTTGGCAAAGGTATAACGTTCGATACAGGAGGATACACCCTCAAACCAGGTCCTAATATGGTTACCATGAAATATGATATGTGCGGTGCCGCGAGTGTGTTAGGACTTTTAAAAGCGGCTGCCCTGGCTAAACTGCCGATGAATATTGTTGGCGTCATTGCCAGTGCTGAAAATAAAATTTCATCCACCGCCACCGTGCCTGATTCCATCATCAAAACCCTAGCCGGTATTACTGTGGAAATTACCAATACCGATGCCGAAGGACGTTTAGTCTTATGCGATGCCTTAACCTATGTTGCGCGTTTTAATCCCTATTATGTAATTGACATTGCAACGTTAACAGGAGGAATTATTGTAGCATTAGGATCATTGGCCAGTGGTTTATATTGTGACGATGACCGTCTCCGAGAAAAATTATTAACCGCTGCGAATGATTCACTCGATCGAGCTTGGCACATGCCATTATGGGAAGAATACGATAAAGAACTAGAAAGCAATATTGCCGATTTAATGAATTCGCATACGCCAAAATCGGCAGCAGGCGCAAATGTTGCCGCACGCTTTCTAGCGCGCTTTACCCAACAATATCGCTGGGCACATTTTGATTGTGCGGGGGTTGCTAATACGGCAAATCCTAAGGCAGCCACGGGTCGACCTATGCCATTATTATGGAAATTTTTATTGGAGGAATCTCAAGCGTATGATGAAGCAAGTTGA
- a CDS encoding DNA polymerase III subunit chi, with translation MMKQVDFYLLTTSDPYPFLIRLVKQLYQRNLKTLINLGTPAQYDYCDKLLWTHEDISFLPHNSIDEKTIAPILLAVNTPRTENCAVLINLAEEIPRCFNEFDRIAELVTNDENWKTISRAHYRFYQQQNYQLKMHK, from the coding sequence ATGATGAAGCAAGTTGATTTTTATCTTTTAACAACCTCCGATCCTTACCCATTTTTAATACGCTTAGTGAAACAATTGTATCAGCGCAATTTAAAAACGCTCATTAATTTGGGGACACCAGCACAATATGATTATTGCGATAAATTATTATGGACGCACGAAGATATTAGCTTTTTGCCGCACAATTCTATCGATGAAAAAACCATTGCTCCTATTTTATTAGCGGTAAATACACCACGAACTGAAAATTGTGCGGTATTAATTAATTTAGCCGAAGAAATTCCCCGTTGTTTTAACGAGTTTGATCGCATTGCCGAACTCGTTACCAACGATGAAAATTGGAAAACAATTTCGCGCGCACATTATCGCTTTTATCAACAACAGAATTATCAATTAAAAATGCATAAATAA
- a CDS encoding peptide deformylase: MEAYSITRMGTPLLHQPSVAINDFSSVQEIIDRMIKTLEQLGGVGLAAPQIGKPLQIFVMRILPERAERCACDPLPFTVFINPSVIISDEKIITEPEACFSLPELIGDVPRFYSLNYQAYDRDGNLFQGEFRGFPARVFQHEYDHLQGILYWQRVTAPHRFGYLDCVPGAVEPRSGRLIIK, translated from the coding sequence ATGGAAGCCTATTCAATTACTCGTATGGGAACACCACTATTGCATCAGCCCAGTGTAGCGATAAACGATTTTTCATCGGTGCAAGAGATTATTGATCGGATGATTAAAACTTTAGAACAATTAGGTGGTGTAGGGTTAGCTGCGCCACAAATTGGCAAGCCGTTACAAATTTTTGTGATGCGAATTTTACCCGAGCGTGCCGAACGTTGCGCGTGTGATCCACTTCCTTTTACAGTTTTTATTAATCCCAGTGTTATCATTAGCGATGAAAAAATAATTACCGAGCCTGAGGCCTGCTTTTCTCTTCCCGAATTAATTGGTGACGTGCCACGTTTTTATTCTTTAAATTATCAAGCTTATGATCGTGACGGTAATCTCTTTCAAGGCGAGTTTAGGGGATTTCCGGCACGTGTTTTTCAACACGAATATGATCATTTACAAGGAATTTTATATTGGCAACGCGTGACCGCCCCTCACCGGTTTGGTTATTTAGACTGTGTGCCAGGGGCGGTTGAACCACGCAGCGGTAGATTGATCATAAAATGA
- a CDS encoding porin family protein: MMKKFILSFLTGAISVVFAATAFAAELPSNGVYVEGNLGYGKVNEKVLGATKQKNHGLAGSVNAGYLFNQNVGVEVGYTRYKNQDFGPGVKGDQNYSMDAALKGILPVGQGFSVFGKVGVASVHHRISGVTTAGTFHRAALLVGAGVGYQLTNNLGISAQVNATTKNDQVPAMYLGTVGLTYTIN; the protein is encoded by the coding sequence ATGATGAAGAAATTCATATTATCATTTTTAACTGGGGCTATTTCGGTAGTATTTGCCGCCACTGCATTCGCAGCTGAGCTTCCTTCGAATGGTGTCTACGTCGAAGGTAACTTAGGTTACGGCAAAGTCAACGAAAAAGTACTCGGCGCCACCAAGCAAAAAAATCACGGTTTAGCCGGTAGTGTTAATGCAGGTTACTTATTCAACCAAAACGTTGGCGTTGAAGTAGGTTACACTCGTTACAAAAACCAAGATTTTGGCCCTGGTGTAAAAGGTGACCAAAACTACTCTATGGATGCCGCGTTAAAAGGCATTCTACCGGTAGGCCAAGGCTTCAGTGTGTTTGGTAAAGTGGGTGTTGCCTCTGTTCATCACCGCATTTCAGGTGTCACCACTGCAGGTACTTTCCATCGCGCCGCTTTGTTAGTAGGTGCAGGTGTAGGTTACCAACTCACCAATAATCTTGGTATTAGTGCGCAAGTTAATGCCACCACTAAAAATGATCAAGTACCCGCTATGTATTTAGGTACTGTGGGTTTGACCTATACCATCAACTAA
- a CDS encoding DNA-3-methyladenine glycosylase I, whose amino-acid sequence MVKRCEWCNDDPLYQHYHDHEWGKPLYDEQQLFEFLLLEGMQAGLSWITILRKRDHYRKVFYQFDAEKIVRYVPRKFATLMQDPGIIRNKRKIEAIIDNAKIYLDFKQRGIHFSDYLWQFVDGKPIINHWKSLTEIPAETLISQQLSKTLKKAGFRFVGPTICYAFMQAVGMVNDHMTTCFLYNE is encoded by the coding sequence ATGGTTAAACGTTGTGAATGGTGTAATGATGATCCTCTATATCAGCATTACCACGATCATGAATGGGGAAAGCCACTGTACGACGAACAACAATTGTTTGAATTTTTACTCTTAGAAGGTATGCAGGCCGGTTTAAGCTGGATCACCATTTTGAGAAAGCGCGATCACTATCGCAAAGTATTTTATCAATTCGATGCTGAAAAAATTGTGCGCTATGTTCCGCGCAAATTTGCTACGTTAATGCAAGATCCAGGAATTATTCGCAATAAACGTAAAATTGAAGCGATTATTGATAATGCAAAAATATATTTGGATTTCAAACAGCGCGGAATTCATTTTAGTGATTATTTATGGCAATTTGTCGATGGCAAACCCATCATCAATCATTGGAAAAGCCTTACAGAAATTCCTGCAGAAACTCTCATTTCCCAACAGTTATCAAAAACGTTGAAAAAGGCAGGATTTCGGTTTGTTGGCCCCACAATCTGTTATGCCTTTATGCAAGCCGTTGGCATGGTGAATGATCACATGACTACTTGTTTTCTTTATAATGAGTGA
- a CDS encoding DUF922 domain-containing protein produces MQVNNTAKIVFIKLMIMSVILLLPQILFAQIKIMDKTEHYSIQGKTIEDVRQAMNIARLNHPELTDFCAYTKWQVNWQYRYFPSQQGCRLNNIEVTANIIILLPRWENVASTDLVSRQSWERFYHALVRHERGHREIAINAANAIARELNLQPMASNCQVLTQLANEKGNQLLQSYRAKEIEYDRITDHGRTQGAILGG; encoded by the coding sequence ATGCAGGTTAACAATACAGCAAAAATAGTTTTTATTAAACTAATGATAATGAGTGTAATTCTATTATTGCCACAAATATTGTTTGCGCAAATAAAAATAATGGATAAAACAGAACATTATTCTATTCAGGGCAAAACCATTGAAGACGTACGCCAAGCAATGAACATTGCGCGATTAAATCATCCTGAATTAACCGATTTTTGCGCGTATACCAAATGGCAAGTGAATTGGCAGTACCGCTATTTTCCAAGTCAGCAAGGTTGTCGACTGAATAATATTGAAGTGACGGCAAATATAATTATTTTATTACCACGTTGGGAAAATGTGGCGTCAACCGATTTAGTATCGCGACAATCCTGGGAACGCTTTTATCATGCATTAGTGCGCCATGAGCGCGGACATCGAGAAATCGCCATTAATGCCGCCAACGCCATCGCCCGCGAATTAAATTTGCAGCCCATGGCCAGCAATTGCCAAGTGTTAACTCAGCTAGCTAATGAAAAAGGTAATCAATTATTGCAAAGCTATCGAGCGAAAGAAATCGAATATGATAGAATCACTGACCATGGTCGAACGCAAGGCGCGATATTAGGGGGATAA
- a CDS encoding DUF2807 domain-containing protein — MKKIILIAAIFISGITLLSYSLSNASIFASEITGNNKIVTQSREIHQITQINMRGKVDVILHRGKSEKMRVIAESNLQKYVKTSSNKGILNIDIQPDVDIKPNQDLIVDITLPKLEKLNHSGSGNLNGKNIYAKNLMITSEGMGKMNLSGKIDLQQLTSSGSEKININGINAKNVVLKLSGSGEVYLAGKVGLTGLINEGSKNITIKNIEGQDININTQGSGQLILSGKAQKMILQTAGDSAVHANDLVVNHITVRSYGSALIQVNPQKSLTASVAGSGKVVYKTKPQKLNQQIFGSGEVVHAG; from the coding sequence ATGAAAAAAATTATTTTGATTGCCGCGATATTTATTTCAGGGATTACCTTATTGTCCTATAGTTTATCGAATGCTTCAATCTTTGCGTCAGAAATTACTGGCAATAATAAAATTGTGACACAATCCAGAGAAATTCATCAGATAACACAAATTAATATGAGAGGCAAAGTGGATGTCATATTGCATCGAGGAAAATCAGAAAAAATGCGAGTAATTGCAGAAAGCAACTTGCAGAAATATGTTAAAACTTCCAGTAATAAAGGAATTTTAAATATTGATATTCAGCCAGATGTTGATATTAAGCCCAACCAGGATTTAATCGTGGATATAACCTTACCAAAATTAGAGAAATTGAATCATTCAGGAAGTGGTAATCTAAATGGGAAAAATATATACGCAAAAAATTTAATGATAACCTCTGAGGGGATGGGCAAGATGAATCTATCTGGGAAGATTGATTTACAGCAATTAACTTCCTCAGGATCAGAAAAGATTAATATCAACGGAATTAATGCTAAAAATGTTGTATTAAAATTGAGTGGCAGTGGCGAGGTCTATTTAGCAGGAAAAGTAGGGTTAACCGGACTCATCAATGAAGGTTCTAAAAATATCACGATTAAAAATATTGAAGGTCAAGATATTAATATTAATACCCAAGGCAGTGGCCAATTAATCTTGAGTGGAAAGGCTCAAAAAATGATATTACAAACCGCGGGTGATAGCGCTGTTCATGCCAATGATTTGGTGGTAAATCACATTACGGTACGTTCTTACGGTTCTGCACTGATTCAGGTCAATCCACAGAAAAGTTTAACTGCCTCAGTTGCCGGCAGCGGTAAAGTGGTTTATAAAACGAAACCGCAAAAATTGAATCAGCAAATATTTGGGAGTGGAGAAGTGGTACATGCAGGTTAA
- the pspC gene encoding envelope stress response membrane protein PspC — translation MNPNRLYRARKNGRFFGVCAGIAEYFDFNVAMVRLFTVIACVVFPGTGILTYLILAFVLDKKPKDLYRDEKHDQFWRDVRVSPQKTLHDIKYRFMDIEKRVQKMESYITSAAYRFNQELGE, via the coding sequence ATGAACCCTAATCGTTTATATCGTGCACGTAAAAATGGGCGATTTTTCGGTGTTTGTGCAGGAATAGCTGAATATTTTGATTTCAATGTCGCCATGGTAAGACTATTTACCGTGATAGCGTGTGTAGTCTTTCCCGGCACAGGAATATTAACGTATTTAATTTTAGCTTTTGTGTTAGATAAAAAACCCAAAGATTTATATCGCGATGAAAAGCACGATCAATTTTGGCGTGATGTGCGAGTATCACCACAAAAAACGTTGCATGATATTAAATACCGTTTTATGGATATTGAAAAAAGAGTTCAGAAGATGGAATCCTATATCACATCAGCCGCTTACCGTTTTAATCAGGAGTTAGGAGAATAA
- a CDS encoding PspC domain-containing protein — protein MNTYDHEPQPRCCDYPRHKIFGVCARIAHILECDVSLVRLATVVLAFLLPGFTILVYCILGLIL, from the coding sequence ATGAACACCTATGATCATGAGCCACAACCAAGATGTTGTGATTATCCACGCCATAAAATTTTTGGTGTGTGCGCCCGTATCGCACACATTTTAGAATGCGATGTGAGTTTAGTGCGCTTAGCAACGGTGGTGCTTGCTTTTTTACTACCAGGATTTACCATTCTTGTGTATTGTATTTTAGGTTTGATTCTATAA
- the pspB gene encoding envelope stress response membrane protein PspB: MFVISLLFVTVVLPIWLILHYLTKWRTSRSFSRDDARLLEEIWESLTKMENRVGNLETILNKENSDWSKQL; this comes from the coding sequence ATGTTTGTAATTTCGCTATTGTTTGTCACTGTCGTATTACCTATTTGGTTAATTTTACATTATTTAACTAAATGGCGAACCTCCCGTTCATTTTCACGTGACGATGCACGCTTATTAGAAGAAATTTGGGAAAGCTTAACCAAAATGGAAAATCGAGTTGGCAATTTAGAAACAATTTTAAATAAAGAAAATAGTGATTGGAGTAAACAGTTATGA
- the pspA gene encoding phage shock protein PspA produces MGIFSRISDIINANINALLDRAENPEKMIRNIIQEMEDTLVEVRSNAAKGIAEQKQLQRELKLLETKQADWQSKAELALNKQREDLAKAALLEKNKLVERVNALHDHAQFIAADLEKYHEDIAHLQEKIKDARAKQQQLLRRQLTAQTQLKVRDKTQVKQTKVLDKMHQFERKIDHLESQVEAYHLGSKNLEDEFKSLAVEEKINQELNQLKKQLDNTKGDA; encoded by the coding sequence ATGGGTATATTTTCACGGATTAGCGATATTATTAACGCTAATATTAATGCATTATTGGATCGGGCTGAAAATCCAGAAAAAATGATACGCAATATTATTCAAGAAATGGAGGATACTTTGGTGGAAGTGCGATCAAATGCTGCCAAAGGTATTGCTGAACAAAAACAATTGCAACGCGAATTAAAATTATTGGAAACCAAACAGGCCGACTGGCAAAGTAAAGCAGAATTAGCGTTAAATAAACAACGCGAGGATTTAGCTAAGGCAGCATTATTAGAAAAAAATAAATTGGTGGAACGGGTAAATGCTTTACACGATCATGCCCAGTTTATTGCAGCAGATTTAGAAAAATATCATGAAGATATTGCGCACTTGCAAGAAAAAATCAAAGATGCGCGGGCGAAGCAACAACAATTATTGCGTCGTCAATTGACCGCACAAACGCAATTAAAAGTACGCGATAAAACTCAGGTAAAACAAACTAAAGTTTTAGATAAAATGCACCAATTTGAACGTAAAATTGATCACTTAGAAAGCCAAGTTGAAGCGTACCATTTGGGTTCAAAAAACTTGGAAGATGAATTTAAATCTTTAGCCGTAGAAGAAAAAATTAACCAAGAGTTAAATCAATTAAAAAAACAACTCGATAATACCAAAGGAGATGCTTAA
- the pspF gene encoding phage shock protein operon transcriptional activator encodes MTNQDKQLIGVSKYFQAMLDDISKLAPLDKPVLLIGERGSGKEMIAERLHYLSSRWQAPFIKLNCATLVDTLLESELFGHEAGSFTGASKRHHGRFELAHHGSIFLDEIATMSPRLQEKLLRVIEYGEFERVGGTETLTTDTRIIAATNVDLPNLCLENKFRADLLDRLAFAVITLPPLRAREEDILLLSEHFAINMATNLGWEFFPGFSETVKQQLLEYSWPGNVRELKNVIERAVFYAENSQKIIQTIIFDPFDSPFRPQATVTPSATIPAQPTVLPSSLKNHLQQIEAEIIINALAQHHFHQGKAAHALGLTYHQLRALLRKHNIKFSTHHS; translated from the coding sequence ATGACTAATCAAGACAAACAATTAATTGGCGTTTCTAAATATTTTCAAGCAATGCTCGACGATATTTCCAAGCTCGCCCCACTGGATAAACCGGTGTTACTCATTGGAGAACGTGGCAGCGGTAAAGAAATGATTGCAGAACGTTTGCATTATTTATCCTCGCGTTGGCAAGCACCCTTCATCAAATTAAATTGCGCCACATTAGTTGACACATTGTTAGAGTCGGAATTATTTGGTCACGAAGCAGGAAGTTTTACAGGAGCTAGCAAACGCCACCACGGACGTTTTGAATTAGCGCATCACGGCAGTATTTTTTTAGATGAAATTGCAACCATGTCACCCCGTTTACAAGAAAAATTATTACGTGTCATTGAATATGGCGAATTCGAGCGCGTGGGTGGCACCGAAACATTAACTACTGATACTCGAATTATTGCTGCAACGAATGTTGATTTACCGAATTTATGTTTAGAAAATAAATTTCGCGCCGATCTGCTCGATCGCTTAGCCTTTGCTGTGATCACGCTTCCTCCTTTACGCGCACGTGAGGAAGATATTCTATTACTCAGTGAACACTTTGCGATTAATATGGCAACAAATTTAGGCTGGGAATTTTTCCCAGGATTTTCTGAAACTGTAAAACAACAATTATTAGAATATTCTTGGCCTGGTAATGTGCGTGAATTAAAAAATGTGATTGAGCGTGCGGTGTTTTACGCAGAGAATTCCCAGAAAATTATTCAAACCATTATTTTTGATCCATTTGATTCTCCTTTTCGACCTCAAGCAACCGTTACTCCTTCAGCAACGATACCAGCACAACCAACCGTATTACCCAGCTCATTAAAAAATCATTTACAGCAAATAGAAGCTGAAATCATTATCAATGCACTTGCACAACATCATTTTCATCAAGGAAAAGCGGCACACGCTTTAGGACTCACCTATCACCAATTACGCGCGCTATTGCGCAAACATAACATAAAATTCTCAACTCATCACTCTTGA
- a CDS encoding valine--tRNA ligase, producing the protein MEKTYDPSQIERTWYQTWEKNNYFAPRGEGKPYCIMIPPPNVTGSLHMGHGFQHSLMDALIRYHRMRGFKTLWQPGTDHAGISTQMVVERQLMNEGLTRRELGREKFVERIWQWKEHSGNTITGQIRRLGDSVDWTRERFTLDAGLSNAVLEVFVRLYDEGLIYRGTKLVNWDPVLQTAVSDLEAIAHEEAGHLWHIRYPLSESNDYLVIATTRPETLLGDTAVAVHPDDQRYQHLIGKTLRLPLTDREIPIIADDYVDPTFGSGCVKITPAHDFNDYAVGLRHQLPMINVLTLDGKMNQEVPAVYQGMDRFDARKKILADLEQLGLIVKIDDHKLNLPRGEKSNAILEPMLTQQWFMRMEKMAERALHVVETGKIKFIPENWTKTYNQWLNNIEDWCISRQLWWGHRIPAWYDEHNNIYVGRDEQTIRQKYQLTEDMKLTQDNDVLDTWFSSALWPFSTLGWPHETLDLKTFYPTSLLVTGFDIIFFWVARMIMLGLTFTDEVPFHEVYITGLIRDSEGQKMSKSKGNILDPIDLIDGIDLESLLAKRTANMMQPHLAEKIKKQTRKEFPEGIPAYGTDALRFTFCALATPGREIRFDIQRLAGYRNFCNKIWNAARYVFMNCENQDNGFNDQAKILSVADRWILSRLQHTIANVHDYFQSYRFDLLTQTLYEFIWNEFCDWYLELSKPVLTHADISFAEKRGTRHTLLTVLDQILKLIHPIMPFISEEIWQKVKNLTQATGETIMLESFPTTSEDLFDEAAEGDITWCQAIILGIRNIRGEMNISPAKPITVLLNQCSEEDLRRLQHYQTFLASLAKLTDISPLEKNQTPPPSATALAGKMEILIPLAGLIDTQAEIERLQKSIQKIEKDLEKSRAKLNNKNFVDNAPPDVVAKEQQRVSEMEQAILQLQAQLAKMAGVT; encoded by the coding sequence ATGGAAAAAACCTACGATCCTAGCCAAATTGAAAGAACTTGGTATCAAACTTGGGAAAAAAATAATTATTTTGCCCCACGTGGCGAAGGCAAACCCTATTGCATCATGATCCCTCCTCCTAACGTTACCGGTTCATTGCATATGGGACATGGCTTTCAACATAGTTTGATGGACGCATTAATCCGCTATCACCGGATGCGCGGCTTTAAAACGCTCTGGCAACCAGGCACCGATCACGCGGGAATTTCCACTCAAATGGTGGTGGAACGGCAATTGATGAATGAAGGATTAACACGCCGCGAATTAGGGCGCGAAAAATTTGTTGAGCGCATTTGGCAATGGAAAGAACACTCGGGTAATACCATTACCGGACAAATTCGTCGGCTCGGGGATTCTGTCGACTGGACACGTGAGCGATTTACCCTCGACGCTGGACTATCCAATGCCGTGCTCGAAGTCTTCGTACGTTTATACGATGAAGGTTTAATCTATCGCGGCACAAAATTAGTGAATTGGGATCCGGTTTTACAAACTGCCGTATCCGATTTAGAAGCCATTGCTCATGAAGAAGCTGGTCATTTGTGGCATATCCGCTATCCGTTGTCAGAAAGTAACGACTATCTGGTGATTGCCACAACCCGACCAGAAACATTATTAGGTGATACCGCCGTCGCGGTTCATCCTGACGATCAACGCTACCAACATTTAATTGGCAAAACTCTGCGACTTCCCTTAACGGATCGTGAAATTCCTATTATTGCCGATGACTATGTCGATCCGACATTTGGTAGTGGCTGTGTGAAAATCACACCGGCGCATGATTTTAATGATTATGCCGTAGGACTAAGACATCAATTACCAATGATTAATGTCTTAACCCTCGATGGAAAAATGAATCAGGAAGTGCCTGCAGTTTATCAAGGTATGGATCGCTTCGATGCTCGCAAAAAAATCCTTGCTGATTTAGAACAACTGGGGTTAATCGTAAAAATCGACGATCATAAATTAAATTTACCCCGCGGTGAAAAATCTAATGCCATTTTAGAACCGATGCTAACCCAGCAATGGTTTATGCGCATGGAAAAAATGGCGGAACGCGCTCTGCATGTGGTTGAAACGGGTAAAATTAAATTTATTCCTGAAAACTGGACCAAAACTTATAATCAGTGGTTAAACAATATTGAAGATTGGTGTATTTCTCGTCAACTATGGTGGGGACATCGCATTCCTGCTTGGTATGATGAACATAATAATATTTATGTCGGACGCGATGAACAAACCATACGCCAAAAATACCAGTTAACCGAGGATATGAAATTAACTCAAGATAATGATGTGTTAGACACCTGGTTTTCTTCAGCATTATGGCCTTTTTCTACCTTAGGTTGGCCGCATGAAACTCTCGATTTAAAAACATTTTATCCCACGTCCTTATTAGTTACGGGTTTTGACATTATTTTCTTTTGGGTCGCGAGAATGATTATGCTTGGTCTGACTTTTACCGATGAAGTACCTTTTCATGAAGTGTATATCACCGGACTTATTCGCGATAGCGAAGGCCAAAAAATGTCTAAATCCAAAGGAAATATTTTAGATCCCATTGATTTAATTGATGGCATAGATTTAGAAAGTTTACTCGCTAAACGCACTGCCAATATGATGCAACCTCATTTAGCCGAAAAAATAAAAAAACAAACCCGTAAAGAATTTCCCGAAGGCATTCCCGCCTACGGCACTGATGCCTTACGCTTCACCTTTTGCGCACTAGCCACACCTGGTCGTGAAATTCGTTTTGATATTCAGCGTTTAGCAGGCTATCGAAATTTCTGTAATAAAATATGGAATGCTGCGCGTTATGTGTTCATGAATTGTGAAAATCAAGATAATGGATTTAATGATCAAGCAAAAATTCTCTCCGTGGCAGATCGCTGGATTTTATCGCGTTTACAACACACCATTGCAAACGTGCATGATTATTTTCAAAGTTATCGGTTTGATTTGCTCACGCAAACCTTGTATGAATTTATTTGGAACGAATTTTGTGACTGGTATTTAGAATTATCAAAACCGGTATTAACTCATGCCGATATTTCTTTTGCAGAAAAGCGCGGAACTCGTCACACCTTGCTTACCGTACTCGATCAAATCTTAAAATTAATTCATCCTATCATGCCTTTTATTAGCGAAGAAATTTGGCAAAAAGTGAAAAATCTCACACAAGCAACAGGTGAAACCATAATGTTGGAATCTTTCCCAACAACTTCTGAGGATTTGTTCGATGAAGCTGCAGAAGGTGATATTACCTGGTGCCAAGCTATTATTTTAGGCATTCGTAATATTCGTGGCGAAATGAATATTTCACCCGCCAAGCCCATAACGGTGTTATTGAATCAATGCAGCGAAGAAGATCTTCGCCGTTTACAACACTATCAAACCTTTTTAGCAAGTCTGGCTAAATTAACTGATATTTCCCCTTTAGAAAAAAATCAAACTCCACCACCGTCTGCTACGGCATTAGCGGGAAAAATGGAAATTTTAATTCCATTAGCTGGTCTGATTGATACGCAAGCGGAAATTGAACGGCTCCAAAAATCCATTCAAAAAATTGAAAAAGATTTAGAAAAATCGCGCGCAAAATTAAACAATAAAAATTTTGTGGATAACGCTCCCCCAGATGTGGTGGCTAAAGAACAACAACGAGTAAGCGAAATGGAACAAGCTATCCTGCAATTGCAAGCCCAGTTAGCTAAAATGGCGGGTGTGACTTGA